A window from Saccharomyces cerevisiae S288C chromosome XIII, complete sequence encodes these proteins:
- the ADH6 gene encoding NADP-dependent alcohol dehydrogenase (NADPH-dependent medium chain alcohol dehydrogenase; has broad substrate specificity; member of the cinnamyl family of alcohol dehydrogenases; may be involved in fusel alcohol synthesis or in aldehyde tolerance; protein abundance increases in response to DNA replication stress), with product MSYPEKFEGIAIQSHEDWKNPKKTKYDPKPFYDHDIDIKIEACGVCGSDIHCAAGHWGNMKMPLVVGHEIVGKVVKLGPKSNSGLKVGQRVGVGAQVFSCLECDRCKNDNEPYCTKFVTTYSQPYEDGYVSQGGYANYVRVHEHFVVPIPENIPSHLAAPLLCGGLTVYSPLVRNGCGPGKKVGIVGLGGIGSMGTLISKAMGAETYVISRSSRKREDAMKMGADHYIATLEEGDWGEKYFDTFDLIVVCASSLTDIDFNIMPKAMKVGGRIVSISIPEQHEMLSLKPYGLKAVSISYSALGSIKELNQLLKLVSEKDIKIWVETLPVGEAGVHEAFERMEKGDVRYRFTLVGYDKEFSD from the coding sequence ATGTCTTATCCTGAGAAATTTGAAGGTATCGCTATTCAATCACACGAAGATTGGAAAAACCCAAAGAAGACAAAGTATGACCCAAAACCATTTTACGATCATGACATTGACATTAAGATCGAAGCATGTGGTGTCTGCGGTAGTGATATTCATTGTGCAGCTGGTCATTGGGGCAATATGAAGATGCCGCTAGTCGTTGGTCATGAAATCGTTGGTAAAGTTGTCAAGCTAGGGCCCAAGTCAAACAGTGGGTTGAAAGTCGGTCAACGTGTTGGTGTAGGTGCTCAAGTCTTTTCATGCTTGGAATGTGACCGTTGTAAGAATGATAATGAACCATACTGCACCAAGTTTGTTACCACATACAGTCAGCCTTATGAAGACGGCTATGTGTCGCAGGGTGGCTATGCAAACTACGTCAGAGTTCATGAACATTTTGTGGTGCCTATCCCAGAGAATATTCCATCACATTTGGCTGCTCCACTATTATGTGGTGGTTTGACTGTGTACTCTCCATTGGTTCGTAACGGTTGCGGTCCAGGTAAAAAAGTTGGTATAGTTGGTCTTGGTGGTATCGGCAGTATGGGTACATTGATTTCCAAAGCCATGGGGGCAGAGACGTATGTTATTTCTCGTTCTTcgagaaaaagagaagatgCAATGAAGATGGGCGCCGATCACTACATTGCTACATTAGAAGAAGGTGATTGGGGTGAAAAGTACTTTGACACCTTCGACCTGATTGTAGTCTGTGCTTCCTCCCTTACCGACATTGACTTCAACATTATGCCAAAGGCTATGAAGGTTGGTGGTAGAATTGTCTCAATCTCTATACCAGAACAACACGAAATGTTATCGCTAAAGCCATATGGCTTAAAGGCTGTCTCCATTTCTTACAGTGCTTTAGGttccatcaaagaattgAACCAACTCTTGAAATTAGTCTCTGAAAaagatatcaaaatttggGTGGAAACATTACCTGTTGGTGAAGCCGGCGTCCATGAAGCCTTCGAAAGGATGGAAAAGGGTGACGTTAGATATAGATTTACCTTAGTCGGCTACGACAAAGAATTTTCAGACTAG
- the FET4 gene encoding Fet4p (Low-affinity Fe(II) transporter of the plasma membrane), with translation MGKIAEFLGNPGARPDVHHRAPTVDCKQYEEFGDSNDYKNDDVVRVVSHSDESTDDELCNVNLTETGAIFTSKGFTGLSKGFTDKTLDFLVRVAGSQAVFFIVWIILIIWVVIGIVYNAPFNWQVVMQDGQSIQSYVWDTLLMRQQLMSTHEQILICGRLKSRLASFKNYLTRSTPEEEKADCTVEANEVSSVENHIDPSAINGELPVENWYDRLSNVASRYMGSIAAMVIFWIGIFVWIGCGAIPKDAGNTPPYTGETTGSNPRLKKFSDAWQMYINTAVAVSLLICTTFLQNIRARHDYFTGRFLVDIFDMDEKIDYRIRKHFNDFETPHPVVTIESKKRSTGRKMIDWYADIIGTGIGVLIGVAVFATWIGIGSPMKWDDNWWLIIGTYTGLIGFLDGFVLREVYFRIVQHEEKNYSDVAKEDLELFQELGIECPEEFSGKAPEINTIGYRTSQYINRICSTPWSVLVSVIIIIGLICIASGLRWSTTGQLIANTPTMIIEEFFLLVLLQAHNWADRQRRVEVTALYARRRILLSYVEKRFPEVMMLEK, from the coding sequence ATGGGTAAAATTGCAGAGTTTCTCGGGAATCCAGGTGCTAGGCCTGACGTTCATCATAGAGCACCTACTGTTGACTGCAAACAGTACGAAGAATTCGGTGATTCTAACGATtacaaaaatgatgatgtGGTCAGAGTAGTCAGCCATAGCGATGAGAGTACTGATGACGAACTTTGTAATGTGAATTTAACAGAAACAGGGGCAATCTTCACGAGTAAAGGTTTTACCGGGTTAAGCAAAGGTTTCACAGATAAGACCCTGGATTTCCTGGTACGAGTGGCCGGTTCGCAGGCggttttttttattgtttggATCATCCTCATAATTTGGGTGGTTATTGGTATTGTTTATAACGCACCTTTCAATTGGCAAGTTGTTATGCAGGACGGACAGTCTATTCAAAGTTATGTTTGGGACACACTGTTGATGAGACAACAGTTGATGAGTACGCATGAACAAATTTTGATCTGCGGTAGATTGAAGTCGAGATTGGCTTCCTTCAAAAACTATCTAACAAGAAGCACCccagaggaagaaaaagcagaCTGCACAGTTGAAGCTAATGAAGTCAGCTCTGTTGAAAATCATATAGACCCATCTGCCATTAACGGAGAACTGCCTGTGGAAAATTGGTACGACCGTTTATCTAACGTAGCAAGTAGGTATATGGGTTCAATTGCAGCAATGGTGATATTTTGGATAGGTATTTTCGTTTGGATTGGTTGCGGTGCTATCCCAAAAGATGCGGGCAACACTCCACCTTACACCGGAGAAACTACAGGTAGTAATCcaagattgaaaaagttcagTGACGCTTGGCAGATGTATATTAACACTGCAGTTGCAGTTTCCCTTCTAATTTGCACTACTTTCTTACAAAATATAAGGGCTAGACATGATTATTTCACGGGGAGGTTTTTAGTTGATATCTTTGATATGGACGAGAAAATCGACTATCGTATAAGAAAGCATTTTAACGATTTTGAAACACCTCACCCAGTTGTTACTATTGAATCTAAAAAAAGGTCGACAGGGAGAAAGATGATTGATTGGTATGCTGATATTATTGGTACTGGTATTGGTGTCCTGATTGGTGTGGCAGTGTTCGCCACATGGATTGGTATTGGTTCGCCAATGAAGTGGGATGATAATTGGTGGTTGATTATCGGTACATACACAGGTTTAATTGGGTTTTTGGACGGTTTCGTTTTGAGAGAAGTGTACTTCCGAATCGTTCAAcatgaagagaaaaattattctgATGTGGCTAAAGAAGACCTTGAATTATTCCAAGAATTAGGTATTGAATGTCCCGAAGAATTTAGTGGTAAAGCTCCTGAAATTAACACTATTGGTTACAGAACATCCCAATATATTAATAGGATCTGCTCAACTCCATGGAGTGTTCTTGTATccgtcatcatcatcattggTTTAATTTGTATTGCTTCCGGTTTGCGTTGGAGTACAACAGGTCAATTGATTGCTAACACGCCAACTATGATTATcgaagaatttttcttgctaGTTTTGTTGCAAGCACATAATTGGGCCGATCGTCAAAGAAGAGTGGAGGTTACCGCTTTGTACGCACGTAGGCGCATACTTCTATCATACGTAGAAAAGCGTTTCCCAGAGGTTATGATGTTGGAAAAATAG